The following proteins are co-located in the Apium graveolens cultivar Ventura chromosome 5, ASM990537v1, whole genome shotgun sequence genome:
- the LOC141724691 gene encoding PHD finger protein ALFIN-LIKE 1-like, translating into MELASISSTPRSVEDIFKDYSGRRAGIVRALSLDVDQFYAICDPEKENLCLYGHPNETWEVSLPAEEVPPELPEPALGINFARDGMNRKDWLSLVAVHSDCWLLSVAFYLGARLNRNERKRLFSFINDLPTVFEVVTERKAVKEKPSGDSGSKSRGSTKRSSDGHVKSIPKMVDENFEEDDEHSETLCGSCGGNYNADEFWIGCDICERWYHGKCVKITPVKAESIKQYRCPSCMKRGRQ; encoded by the exons ATGGAATTGGCTTCAATCTCTTCAACCCCACGAAGTGTTGAAGACATCTTTAAAGATTATAGTGGTCGTCGTGCTGGAATTGTTCGAGCTCTGTCTCTCG ATGTTGATCAATTCTATGCAATTTGTGATCCAG AGAAGGAGAACCTATGTCTTTACGGACATCCAAATGAAACCTGGGAAGTCAGTTTACCCGCCGAAGAAGTTCCTCCAGAGCTTCCTGAGCCAGCTCTTGGGATCAACTTTGCAAGAGATGGCATGAACCGTAAAGACTGGCTTTCCCTAGTTGCTGTGCACAGTGATTGCTGGCTGCTTTCTGTGGCTTTCTATCTTGGAGCTCGTCTTAATCGAAATGAAAG GAAGCGTCTGTTTAGCTTCATCAATGATCTTCCTACTGTATTTGAAGTTGTAACAGAAAGAAAAGCTGTGAAAGAGAAGCCCAGTGGGGATAGTGGTAGCAAATCTCGGGGCAGCACAAAG AGGTCAAGTGACGGACATGTGAAGAGCATCCCAAAAATGGTTGATGAAAATTTCGAAGAGGATGATGAACATAGCGAAACCTTGTGTGGAAGCTGCGGTGGAAATTATAATGCAGATGAATTCTGGATCGGCTGCGACATATGTGAGAGGTGGTACCATGGAAAATGTGTAAAAATAACACCTGTGAAAGCCGAGAGCATAAAACAATACAGATGCCCATCTTGTATGAAGCGTGGAAGACAGTAG